A genome region from Oceanispirochaeta sp. M1 includes the following:
- a CDS encoding RbsD/FucU family protein: MLNKIPRILSPELVKFLMEMGHGDEVIIADGNFPSSTCSQRLVRADGHSGTEILDAILELFPLDPYGDEIPVSLMEKVPGDKVETPIWDEYKDIVLKHNSNIREFNFIERFEFYERSKKAYGVIATGEAALYANILIRKGVVLD; this comes from the coding sequence ATGCTTAATAAAATACCCAGAATTCTCTCACCTGAACTGGTTAAATTTCTGATGGAAATGGGCCACGGTGATGAGGTGATCATTGCTGACGGAAATTTCCCCTCATCCACATGTTCTCAGAGACTTGTTCGTGCAGACGGCCATAGCGGAACTGAAATTCTTGATGCCATTCTCGAACTCTTTCCCCTGGACCCCTACGGAGATGAGATTCCTGTTTCTCTGATGGAAAAAGTTCCCGGAGATAAAGTCGAAACTCCTATCTGGGATGAGTATAAGGATATCGTTTTGAAGCATAACAGCAATATCAGGGAATTCAACTTTATTGAGAGATTCGAATTCTATGAAAGATCTAAAAAAGCCTACGGAGTTATTGCTACCGGAGAAGCTGCTCTGTATGCTAATATTCTTATTAGAAAAGGGGTCGTTCTAGACTAG
- a CDS encoding asparaginase: protein MISSELPRILILDTGGTISQTAGADGSLVPCSTEYIEMVPRLHEIARLEVLRLERMDSSDMTAALRMEMARLIYENYDNYEGFVVIHGTDTMVDTAAALSYMLQDLGKPVVLTGAQLPIFAPGPDGLNNLFYSVQTASMDLGEVVICFGDRILRGNRSLKENVHGFNAFHSFRVPALGELGVTVQLLDHRIHRRESSPSLYPHLDSSVLYVTLTSGTTVSILESLLGAADLRGLVLGCFGSGNLPAHELPALKKILARGVPVLVITTCLKGNTILSLYASGRKVYNAGAREGLDLTPSAAVQKMMYALGRIENEKPGLQGPARQQALYDLLTASVSMDMDESLRVSE from the coding sequence ATGATATCTTCAGAATTACCCAGGATACTAATCCTGGATACCGGTGGAACCATCAGTCAGACTGCAGGAGCCGACGGTTCTCTGGTACCCTGTTCCACAGAGTATATTGAGATGGTGCCCCGTCTTCATGAAATTGCCCGTCTGGAAGTTCTGCGTCTTGAGAGAATGGACAGCAGTGATATGACCGCGGCCCTCCGGATGGAGATGGCCCGGCTTATCTATGAAAACTATGATAATTATGAGGGCTTCGTTGTAATCCACGGTACTGATACCATGGTTGATACGGCGGCGGCTCTGAGTTATATGCTTCAGGATCTTGGTAAACCTGTTGTTCTCACAGGAGCCCAGCTTCCCATATTTGCACCCGGTCCTGACGGACTGAATAATCTTTTTTATTCAGTACAGACCGCCTCCATGGATCTTGGTGAAGTGGTCATCTGCTTTGGTGACCGTATTCTCAGGGGAAACCGCAGTCTCAAGGAAAATGTACACGGTTTTAATGCTTTTCATTCATTCAGAGTTCCTGCACTGGGGGAGCTGGGAGTGACGGTTCAGCTTCTGGATCACCGTATTCACCGCCGAGAGAGCAGCCCCTCCCTTTATCCCCATCTTGATTCCTCAGTTCTCTATGTCACCCTGACATCGGGGACTACGGTTTCTATTCTTGAATCACTCCTGGGTGCAGCTGATCTTAGAGGTCTGGTGCTGGGCTGTTTCGGTTCCGGAAATCTGCCGGCTCATGAGCTCCCGGCGCTTAAGAAGATTCTTGCCCGGGGAGTTCCTGTTCTGGTGATTACAACCTGCCTGAAGGGGAATACAATTCTTTCATTATATGCCTCAGGACGGAAGGTCTATAACGCGGGAGCAAGGGAAGGTCTTGATCTGACTCCTTCGGCTGCCGTTCAGAAGATGATGTATGCTCTTGGACGGATTGAGAATGAAAAACCGGGTCTGCAGGGTCCTGCGAGACAGCAGGCTCTTTATGATCTTTTGACTGCTTCTGTTTCCATGGATATGGATGAATCACTGCGCGTTTCTGAGTAA